The genomic DNA AACCTGATTCACCTGGGCTACCTTAATGAGAAAGTCCTTGAGGAGGAGGCCAACCATTTTGTTAAGGACCTGACCGACATGCTGTCCTACTGTCAGAGATATGTATCCCAAAAGAAGTCCAACCTTACCCACTGGCACCCTGTCCTGGGCTGGTTCTCCCAAACTGTAGACTACGGGTCAGTGAAACACTTTAGACTTTAGAAATACTCATCGACTTCATATTCACCAGAAAATTGCATGGAAACGGGTTCCCAGAAGGtccaaaatatccaaaataGAGGAAAGGTTTGAGGCCCTTTCCACATGAaaggaaacatttaaatttCTTTGATAGCACAAAAATCAATAGTGCCTTTAAGACAAAGAGCACACAGATGGTTTGATAGACTTACTCAGGctgcctgtttgttgtttgccatTAAAGTTTAATTATATTTGATTTCTTCATATCAGATGTGTGTACTTGACTCTGTCTCTtgtgcctcctctgtctcttgtaCTCTGCAGTCTCAATGAGTCAATGCCACTGGTCACTAAACAGCTTCAGTACCTGTGGGGTGTTTCTGTCATCCGGACGCTCTTCAGCGACGTCCTCTCTAAAAAGCTGGAGAGTCAGGAGCCcactcccccacccccacagcCCAGCACATCACAAAACAATCTACCCGTTAAAAGTGAGTCATAACCCGAAACTGTTCTGATGTTTTAAAATAAGTGCAATCTGTTTGAAAAACCGGTTTGGAGGTTCTTGAACGTCCTTTACGTCCCTGTCGTGTCTGTGCGTTGACAGACCTCTTCAAGCGAGCGTTTCAGAAGTCGGCCTCTGTGCGGAACATCCTGAAACCAGTCGGAGGGAAGCGAGTCGACTCAGCTGAGGTGCAGAAGGTGTGCAGCATCTGTGTGCTCTACCAGACTGCTCTGTCTACACTAACGCAAATACGTCTCCAGATACTCACTGGTGAGTACTAGAATCTcactttttttaataatatgcaAACATAAGGTATTATATCACTGCATATTCTGTTTTCTGCAGGTCTGACACATCTTGATGACCTTTTGCCAAAACTCTGGGCCTTCATCTGTGAGCTGGGTCCTCAGGGAGGCCTCAAACTCTTCATGGAGTGTCTGAACAATGACACTGAAGAGTCCAAGCAGCTCCTGGCTATGCTCATGCTCTTCTGCGACTGCTCGCGGCACCTCATCACGTaatttcacagattttttttactgtgttgtgCATCAGACGCCCCATGTGGCTGCGACATTTTATGACTCACTGTTCCCGTGTTACAGAATTCTGGATGACATTGAAGTCTACGAAGAACAAACCTCTTTCAAGATAGAGGAACTCATCACGATCTCCTCGTTTCTCAACACATTTGTGTACAAGATGATATGGGATGGCATCTTAGGTGAGTGTGTGGCCTCATAGAGTCCTTGGAgtaatgatgatggtgatgatacCTAATTGAAATGGTCTGATTTGCCTTGTGGGTtgtttttaacagaaaatgCTAAGGGGGAGAAACTGGAGTTGTTCCACAGCGTTCATGGCTGGTTAATGGTGCTTTACGAGCGGGACTGCAGGCGACGATTCAGCCCTGATGACCACTGGCTGCGCAAGTAAATACGAGCACTGAATAGCTGTTGCTGTCCTAAAGACACTGACCCTCTGTTTCTGGATCGACTGTAACAtctttgtgttgcattcagggacctGAAGCCCAGTCTATTGTTCCAAGAGCTGGAGAAAGGCAAGAAAAGAGCCCAGCTATTATTGCAGTACATCCCACATGTCATTCCACATAAAAACGTGAGTAAACGGGATCCTTTCATTTCatcccttttcattttcagttgtgTAATCACTCTCGCTCTCATTTCAGAGGGTGCTGCTGTTCAGGAACATCGTCACcaaggaaaaagaaaatttaGGATTGGTAGAGACGAGCTCTGCTTCGCCGCACGTCACCCATATTACCATCCGTCGCTCACGGATGTTAGAGGTATGGAGCGAACAGACCAGATGGATTCGTGCCATACTGCTTCATGTCAGCTGTTCCATAATAGCAGTTATTTTCCCCTGTCCTAAGGATGGATATGACCAGCTCCGCAGACTACCAGCGAATTCTATAAAAGGCGTCATTCGTGTGAAGTTCGTCAATGATCTGGGCGTGGACGAGGCTGGCATTGATCAGGATGGCGTGTTCAAAGAGTTTCTCGAGGAAATCATTAAGAAAGTGTTCAATCCTGCTCTCAACCTGTTCAAGGCAAGTCAGGCAGATGGAAAGCTGTTTTTAAACGTCCACTCTTGTGATGCCAACATTGATTTGACTGTTTTGTATGTTTGATATCTATTTTCCATAGACTACAAGTGGAAATGAAAGGCTGTATCCTTCACCTACATCATACATCCACGAGAACCATTTGCAGCTATTTGAGTTTGTGGGGAAGATGCTCGGGAAAGCTGTGTATGAGGTACGTTTGTGCTTTCAGGGGAAATGTCCTCATTTGTCGCTCCCTGCTCTGAACACCAGTGTTTTCAGTCATCTTCTGTGAATGTGTAACTGTAACTTCTTTATTCTCAGGGCATTGTTGTGGACGTCCCTTTCGCCTCCTTCTTCCTCAGTCAAGTCTTGGGTCACCACCACAGCACTTTCTACAGCTCCATCGATGAGCTGCCATCGCTGGACTCTGAGTTTTACAAGAATCTCACTTCCATCAAGGTCAGCTAGAATTCCACTCAAACAGTTTTCTCACTTATATGCTGCATTTTCATCTCTATCTCACACcttccattttatttgttttttgggttttttcaGCGCTATGATGGAGATGTAGGGGATCTAGGACTGACGTTATCCTATGATGAAGATGTCATGGGGCAGGTAATAGTGGGAAATGTGGTTAAATAGAAGTTGAATACATGAAATTCACAAGTTAAAAGCTCCTTTGTATGTTCTTTTACAGCTTGTCTGCCACGAGTTGATACCTGGGGGGAAAACTATGCCAGTCACCAATGAAAACAAGTATGTAAATtcatatcacattaaaaatataatgGGGCACTGGCCCATTTGAGGTGTAATAGGTTCTCCCTTTGCTGATTGTTGTGTGCCATTTCCTGCAGGATCAGCTACATCCACCTCATGGCTCACTTCCGGATGCACACGCAGATTAAGGAGCAAACGGCAGCTTTCATTCGGGGCTTCCGCAGCATCATTAACCCGGAGTGGCTGCACATGTTTTCCACGCCTGAGGTCCAGCGTCTCGTCTCGGGAGACAATGCTGAGATCGATCTGGATGACCTCAAGTGCGTGACATTTCAGACGTCTTCAATGAGGactaaatgtcttttttgtgcCTCCACAACAGTTGGAGGTTTCCTCAGTAAATGTGTCCAGACATTCTCCTTCATCTGTGCTTCCTGTGCGCAGAGACGCTCATccttgtcctcttcctctttctcaggAAACACACCGTTTACTATGGCGGCTTTCACAGCAGCCATCGAGTCATCATCTGGCTGTGGGACATCCTGTCCAGTGACTTCAACGCTGAAGAGAGGGCCATGTTCCTTAAAGTAAGTTGCCTCTTTGTAAGTGTCACAGTCAACAGCTTTTCATTTCTGCCGCCAGGTGATTCATCGTTtcttgtgtttgaaatgtgtttttacagtttgttaCCAGCTGCTCAAGGCCACCACTTCTAGGTTTCGCCTACCTCAAACCACCTTTCTCCATCCGTTGTGTGGAAGTTTCAGATGATCAGGTGAGaataaaaaaggaggaaaatcaGGCTGCCTGCAAGCTATGGTTGTATTTCTAGCTTGCATGTGTTCATACGTCTGTGCTAACAGTGCTTCCTGTGTGTAGGACACTGGAGACACACTTGGCAGTGTTCTTAGGGGCTTTTTCACTATCCGCAAGAAGGAGCCAGGTGGTCGACTTCCCACTTCATCAACATGCTTCAACCTGCTCAAGTTACCCAACTACAGCAAGAAGAGCATCCTACGCGACAAGCTGCGCTACGCTATCAGTATGAACACAGGCTTTGAGCTCTCTTAACTCAGCTGCATCAGGACAATCTTCACAGGAGGGTCGCGTTAAGTGGCCTGAATGAAGCACAAGGCTCGGCTTACCTGGACTGGAGCCTGTCACATCAAAGGGGCATCACCTAAACAAAAGGGGAATGATGGAGGACCTACAAACactccttttgtctttttttaaaactggaTGAGCTCTGCTCTACTTCAGCCCACTCCCTCACATCAAAGGGGAtgctgtttctgcagcacaATCCAATTTTTTTGCATCTTCCTTTTGCCACTCCCAAAATTCAATACGTTGTGTATTTAACTTGATGGAATACGGATATACAGTGGCTAGATCGGTTTCTCAGGCTTAACAGAATCATTCTCGGATTTAACACTCCAATTTTAAGCGAACTGGAAAGCAATATAGATGCAATGCAAGCCATTAGACACGTGGTCGACTCGCTCGAGTGAAACCAAGCAATGCATTGTTAATATACTTACAAGCTCCGGCTCCATTATCCGAGCGACTTTTAGCCAATATTGGATGAGtcttaaaatgttttgctgAACATAATGCGTCTTTTATAAATGGAAGACAAATCAATGTCTTGTGTTCAACCTCCATGAAGGAGGAGTGACTCACAACAGTGATCCTGTGTACATTACATTATGTCCCATTTGGAGGAAAATCATTTTGACCTCGCTCCATTCCTCCCCACTAAAAGACGCTGCAGTCGCCCGAGAGAGACGTCGGCCCTCTGGTTTTCATGTTCTCGCTACATCTGGAAATCTAACGCCTGCCTCAGTCCTGGCGAAGCAGCAGAATTTCTTGACAAAGAATCTGATCCCGCTGTTGTTTGATTCAGAAAAGATGTCCTTTGCGGTAGCATTTTGACTTTTGAGTAAACATAAACTGGAAATGTTTTGTCACTTATTTGTATCTGTCCGGGAAAGCAGACACAGCTGTTCATTGTCACACATCTGTGCTTGAACTctactccaaaaaaaaaaaaaaaaatagaaaagaagaGCAAAGTTAATGATGTTAGCCTTTGAACTCAATACTAGTAAAACTGAAGATTTCTCACTACGCCCTTGAATAACGCTGAGTGCCTCATAACGCCATCCCCCTCCCAGCTCTCACATGTCAGACTGTAACCAATAACCACGTATATCGGAAACAAGCCATAGAAATGAGGGCTGTGTACCTGGACTTATTCTCTGCTCTGACTAACAACCCGACCACTCAACTAccactacaacaacaacaacaacaacaacagcagcagcagcagcagcagccgatGAGGGTTTTACTGCGATGCCCTCTGATCTCTGTGGACTTCTTAAGCCATGCGGAAAAGAATTTGAGGTCCAGAAACCTCTCAACATGATGTCATGGACTAGTTCGTCAACCAAATGTGACTGCTTGATTTGATGTTCCCGTGGACGGAAAGGCTGCACAGCTCTGTGCTGTTGGGAGAACAGACATGTGGGTGAATGTTACCTTATAAGCCTAATTACTACTTTACACAGGGTTCAGCAACGACATGAAGCTGAGGAAGGGACGTTTTATTCATGAACCAGAAACTGTAAAAGAAAGGGt from Chaetodon trifascialis isolate fChaTrf1 chromosome 6, fChaTrf1.hap1, whole genome shotgun sequence includes the following:
- the ube3b gene encoding ubiquitin-protein ligase E3B, encoding MFSVPQTSKSQFLDKARQAREERRGQKDKEKAATHIQALVRRFLCRCRLQKQIRKEVDDYFQASETGTTKRNALSIFKIARKLLFIYRQEDKMRFEKLCRAILASMEVENEPKVWYVSLALSKDLTIPWLKQIKDVLWTCCQRLKSLKPDILQDNKLVTLYLTMLVTFTDTSTWRIVRGKGEALRPALMRICENIMGHLNQKGFYSMLQILLTNGLARSKPSLSKGTLTAIFTLSLRPVIAAHFSDNLLRSFLIHIMSVPAVVSHLNVLTPECMASIQTHDLLRKFILFLSREEQCLDICVCLEGSHTLCLLGNLIHLGYLNEKVLEEEANHFVKDLTDMLSYCQRYVSQKKSNLTHWHPVLGWFSQTVDYGLNESMPLVTKQLQYLWGVSVIRTLFSDVLSKKLESQEPTPPPPQPSTSQNNLPVKNLFKRAFQKSASVRNILKPVGGKRVDSAEVQKVCSICVLYQTALSTLTQIRLQILTGLTHLDDLLPKLWAFICELGPQGGLKLFMECLNNDTEESKQLLAMLMLFCDCSRHLITILDDIEVYEEQTSFKIEELITISSFLNTFVYKMIWDGILENAKGEKLELFHSVHGWLMVLYERDCRRRFSPDDHWLRKDLKPSLLFQELEKGKKRAQLLLQYIPHVIPHKNRVLLFRNIVTKEKENLGLVETSSASPHVTHITIRRSRMLEDGYDQLRRLPANSIKGVIRVKFVNDLGVDEAGIDQDGVFKEFLEEIIKKVFNPALNLFKTTSGNERLYPSPTSYIHENHLQLFEFVGKMLGKAVYEGIVVDVPFASFFLSQVLGHHHSTFYSSIDELPSLDSEFYKNLTSIKRYDGDVGDLGLTLSYDEDVMGQLVCHELIPGGKTMPVTNENKISYIHLMAHFRMHTQIKEQTAAFIRGFRSIINPEWLHMFSTPEVQRLVSGDNAEIDLDDLKKHTVYYGGFHSSHRVIIWLWDILSSDFNAEERAMFLKFVTSCSRPPLLGFAYLKPPFSIRCVEVSDDQDTGDTLGSVLRGFFTIRKKEPGGRLPTSSTCFNLLKLPNYSKKSILRDKLRYAISMNTGFELS